A single region of the Coregonus clupeaformis isolate EN_2021a chromosome 16, ASM2061545v1, whole genome shotgun sequence genome encodes:
- the LOC121585121 gene encoding zinc finger protein 367-like produces MAENKHPQVIFCNDSPKRVLVSVIKTTPIKPRKSESLMPTSPGFSDFMVYPWRWGENAHNVSLSPGSVNGAASPTGTNTASEADLAVSSDQMKDGTRRGRPRADTVRELINEGESSSSRIRCNICNRVFPREKSLQAHKRTHTGERPYPCDYPDCGKAFVQSGQLKTHQRLHTGEKPFVCSEKACGSRFTHANRHCPKHPYARLKREDPKEGPGKAQSVDNKAVAEWLAKYWQTREQRAPVPTKGKPQGKGGVEDQEQQDPREFLQSDEEGEEEPMEEEKGNGGGATRRRLQEQRERLHGALALIELANNLSA; encoded by the exons ATGGCGGAGAACAAGCACCCTCAAGTAATTTTTTGCAACGACTCCCCAAAGAGGGTCCTGGTGTCTGTGATCAAGACCACCCCGATCAAGCCCAGGAAGAGTGAGTCTCTGATGCCGACCAGCCCTGGATTCAGCGACTTCATGGTGTACCCGTGGAGGTGGGGGGAGAACGCCCATAATGTGAGCCTGAGCCCTGGCTCGGTGAACGGGGCTGCCTCCCCTACCGGGACCAACACCGCCAGCGAGGCGGACCTGGCTGTCTCCTCTGACCAGATGAAG GACGGTACTCGGCGTGGCCGCCCGCGTGCTGACACTGTCCGTGAGTTGATCAATGAGGGGGAGAGCTCCTCCAGCCGCATCCGCTGCAACATCTGTAATCGTGTGTTCCCCAGAGAGAAGTCCCTACAGGCCcataagagaacacacacag GGGAGAGGCCATACCCGTGTGACTACCCTGACTGTGGCAAGGCTTTTGTCCAGAGTGGCCAGCTAAAGACCCACCAGCGcctgcacactggagagaagccctTTGTCTGCTCTGAGAAAG CCTGTGGCAGTCGCTTTACCCACGCTAACAGGCACTGCCCAAAGCACCCATATGCCCGTTTGAAAAGAGAGGACCCCAAAGAGGGACCAGGCAAGGCCCAGTCTGTGGACAATAAGGCTGTGGCAGAGTGGCTGGCAAA GTACTGGCAGACGCGTGAGCAGCGTGCCCCTGTGCCCACCAAGGGGAAACCCCAGGGCAAGGGCGGGGTGGAGGACCAGGAGCAGCAGGACCCCCGGGAGTTTCTCCAATCAgacgaggagggagaggaggagccaatggaggaagagaagggcaACGGGGGTGGCGCTACCAGACGGCGTCTCCAAGAGCAACGGGAGCGTCTTCATGGTGCCCTGGCGCTCATTGAGCTGGCTAATAACCTGTCTGCCTAA